A part of Miscanthus floridulus cultivar M001 chromosome 6, ASM1932011v1, whole genome shotgun sequence genomic DNA contains:
- the LOC136456915 gene encoding probable magnesium transporter NIPA6 isoform X1, with protein sequence MTLDAMEAGGGGDLFAANLKGSLLAVASSAFIGVSFIVKKKGLRRAGAAGARAGAGGYGYLLEPLWWVGMVTMLVGEIANFIAYMFAPAVLVTPLGALSIIVSAVLAHFTLNEKLHRVGVLGCGLCIVGSTMIILHAPQERTPSSVEQIWNLATQPSFLCYAAIAVGVSLFLMLYCAPRYGQTNIIVYVAICSVVGSLTVMSIKAVGIAIKLTIEGINQAGYFQTWVFAVVSTTCIVIQLVYLNKVHFLSHQLHEKEACFTSIFHKAALDTFNTAVVSPIYYAMFTTLTILASAIMFKDWSGQRASNIASEICGFLTVLAGTVVLHSTREPDQTVSADLYAPLPPKIYWHIQGNGDIGKQREDDSLACEFITVVRQDYFV encoded by the exons ATGACCCTCGACGCGATggaagccggcggcggcggggacctCTTCGCCGCTAACCTCAAGGGCTCGCTCCTCGCCGTCGCCTCCTCGGCGTTCATCGGCGTTAGCTTCATCGTCAAGAAAAAGGGCCTCCGACGCGCGGGTGCCGCCGGTGCCCGAGCAG GTGCCGGAGGTTATGGCTATCTCTTGGAGCCACTTTGGTGGGTCGGGATGGTCACCA TGCTTGTTGGTGAGATCGCAAATTTCATTGCTTACATGTTTGCGCCAGCGGTCCTTGTGACACCGCTGGGTGCACTCAGCATTATTGTGAG TGCTGTTCTAGCTCATTTCACACTGAACGAGAAGTTGCATCGGGTGGGCGTGCTGGGCTGTGGTCTCTGCATTGTTGGGTCAACGATGATCATTCTACATGCTCCCCAGGAGAGGACCCCTAGTTCCGTGGAACAGATTTGGAACTTGGCAACACAGCCTT CCTTCCTTTGCTATGCTGCCATTGCAGTGGGAGTGTCCCTGTTCCTCATGCTATACTGTGCTCCACGCTATGGACAGACAAACATAATTGTTTATGTTGCCATTTGTTCAGTTGTTGGATCCCTGACG GTAATGAGCATAAAGGCTGTGGGCATTGCCATTAAGCTAACAATCGAAGGAATAAATCAGGCCGGCTATTTCCAGACGTGGGTGTTTGCAGTGGTTTCCACAACATGTATTGTTATTCAATTAGTTTACCTGAATAAGGTGCACTTCTTGTCTCATCAGTTACATGAAAAGGAAGCCTGTTTCACTTCAATTTTTCACAAAGCG GCACTGGATACTTTCAATACAGCAGTTGTCTCTCCCATCTACTATGCCATGTTCACGACCCTCACCATCTTAGCAAGTGCCATAATGTTTAAG GACTGGTCTGGGCAGAGAGCAAGCAACATCGCCTCTGAGATTTGTGGATTTCTTACGGTTCTTGCTGGCACTGTTGTGCTACATTCTACTAGAGAACCTGATCAAACTGTATCAGCAG ACCTGTATGCACCACTCCCACCAAAAATATACTGGCATATCCAAGGGAACGGCGATATTGGGAAGCAAAGAGAGGATGACTCCCTTGCATGCGAATTCATCACTGTTGTGCGGCAAGACTACTTTGTGTAG
- the LOC136456915 gene encoding probable magnesium transporter NIPA6 isoform X2: MTLDAMEAGGGGDLFAANLKGSLLAVASSAFIGVSFIVKKKGLRRAGAAGARAGAGGYGYLLEPLWWVGMVTMLVGEIANFIAYMFAPAVLVTPLGALSIIVSAVLAHFTLNEKLHRVGVLGCGLCIVGSTMIILHAPQERTPSSVEQIWNLATQPSFLCYAAIAVGVSLFLMLYCAPRYGQTNIIVYVAICSVVGSLTVMSIKAVGIAIKLTIEGINQAGYFQTWVFAVVSTTCIVIQLVYLNKALDTFNTAVVSPIYYAMFTTLTILASAIMFKDWSGQRASNIASEICGFLTVLAGTVVLHSTREPDQTVSADLYAPLPPKIYWHIQGNGDIGKQREDDSLACEFITVVRQDYFV, from the exons ATGACCCTCGACGCGATggaagccggcggcggcggggacctCTTCGCCGCTAACCTCAAGGGCTCGCTCCTCGCCGTCGCCTCCTCGGCGTTCATCGGCGTTAGCTTCATCGTCAAGAAAAAGGGCCTCCGACGCGCGGGTGCCGCCGGTGCCCGAGCAG GTGCCGGAGGTTATGGCTATCTCTTGGAGCCACTTTGGTGGGTCGGGATGGTCACCA TGCTTGTTGGTGAGATCGCAAATTTCATTGCTTACATGTTTGCGCCAGCGGTCCTTGTGACACCGCTGGGTGCACTCAGCATTATTGTGAG TGCTGTTCTAGCTCATTTCACACTGAACGAGAAGTTGCATCGGGTGGGCGTGCTGGGCTGTGGTCTCTGCATTGTTGGGTCAACGATGATCATTCTACATGCTCCCCAGGAGAGGACCCCTAGTTCCGTGGAACAGATTTGGAACTTGGCAACACAGCCTT CCTTCCTTTGCTATGCTGCCATTGCAGTGGGAGTGTCCCTGTTCCTCATGCTATACTGTGCTCCACGCTATGGACAGACAAACATAATTGTTTATGTTGCCATTTGTTCAGTTGTTGGATCCCTGACG GTAATGAGCATAAAGGCTGTGGGCATTGCCATTAAGCTAACAATCGAAGGAATAAATCAGGCCGGCTATTTCCAGACGTGGGTGTTTGCAGTGGTTTCCACAACATGTATTGTTATTCAATTAGTTTACCTGAATAAG GCACTGGATACTTTCAATACAGCAGTTGTCTCTCCCATCTACTATGCCATGTTCACGACCCTCACCATCTTAGCAAGTGCCATAATGTTTAAG GACTGGTCTGGGCAGAGAGCAAGCAACATCGCCTCTGAGATTTGTGGATTTCTTACGGTTCTTGCTGGCACTGTTGTGCTACATTCTACTAGAGAACCTGATCAAACTGTATCAGCAG ACCTGTATGCACCACTCCCACCAAAAATATACTGGCATATCCAAGGGAACGGCGATATTGGGAAGCAAAGAGAGGATGACTCCCTTGCATGCGAATTCATCACTGTTGTGCGGCAAGACTACTTTGTGTAG
- the LOC136456917 gene encoding uncharacterized protein, producing MDAPGELQCVGRLEIAAPPPARYLRVGSLPVPTDSSASLPALLPSPSPTGAPRYQMLPLETDLNTLPMIPNIPEKVFSSDAKSTEGLRYDSGHINQNLSRKCEALAVSGLAEYGDEIDVVAPADIMKQIFKIPYSKAQVSIAVNRIGDTLILNTGPDVDEGEKIFRRQGNPPKGSDPSIFLNFAMHSVRAEACDCPPSHQSSQEKQTASAVLRGSFDCGEGSFDSSPSSSFSTSPYLNQNDSKGRKAPHSTHESLYLGAMENNRKVKGSDPIKKTTRVGEKASCEVQESEKSKRVGNNGFRKVCFWQFHNFHMLLGSDLLIFSNEKYTAVSLHLWDVSRQVTPLNWLEAWLDNVMASVPELAICYHKNGVVQGYELLKNDDIFLLKGVSDDGTPAFHPQVVQQNGLAVLRFIQDNCKQDPGAYWLYKGAEEDVIQLYDLSILPEKHTAGDHRSPCGPMSSFIDKGRKESLFSLGTLLYRVAHRMSLSKVPSNRAKCAKFFRKCLDFLSEQDHLVVRACAHEQFARLILKCYEELELTSESFMIESEVTLTDLDDDSPELRLENLPGKQNVLPELGKNEPAVLDDVLECTPSISSGMTNSLEEPSKVDGGSSSSVTKDDVSRDSLVMCQSGISKTIADAISSKLAAIHHISQAIKSLRWNRQLQNNTQHGCGDNADTIWERSVDFSLCRCGDVDCIEVCDIREWLPKSKMDHKLWKLVLLLGESYLALGEAYKNGGQLQRTLKVVELACLVYGSMPGHIDGDEFISSMSNGSSSREDVGLKTKLVLDEADYCNNKRCFSYDVSSHQLPPNYLFWAEAWMLVGDVYAEYHRLNGHQAKLVPVQKSHGEVRMSNEVALEVKRLKRKLGKDKQNCDTCSLINCSCQSDRASSGSSASSSSSEASKLYGRKKNKKSLGKNLQSQYRETSKNPNAQEATQVSEKKQHDVNDTCIENNPVFNDDIGHYSQDREKQSRNVDGVPDKSQASVPTVRDGGIFKFLGGPKPGDFEYNLSSAIHCYGSSKGALFTFPVHSVETSTVLKKRGWAFNELGRCRLESRNLGSAEIAFADAIKAFQEVFDNTNVILINCNLGHGRRALAEECVSRIDEFQKHDLPEGTYMQSFKSAKSEYFQAINYYSAAKRQLKYVNTEVDKVLYHEVYTQYAHTYLRLGMLLARESFLTDSYEGGLVDESSNRTVLEISASDAFREALSTYESLGEHRKQEAAFGHFQLACYQRDLCLRFLDLVDKEVKQKNEDKYRQKSKWYGSLAEKNWQKALEFYGPKTHPTMFLNILMAQSALSINISNSFHSTVMLDTALTHLLEGRHVVEANEDYSNDMDLDIKPKFWSQLQSLLKRMLAGSLPSTGRVASSVSQASTSNRTEAAELKEMYRLSLKSSTLGQLHALYKLWPNFEAKYLQCTFK from the exons ATGGACGCGCCGGGAGAGCTGCAGTGCGTGGGCCGGCTCGAgatcgccgcgccgccgccggcgcgctaCCTTCGCGTCGGCTCCCTCCCCGTCCCCACTGACTCCTCTGCCTCTCTCCCAGCTCTCCTGCCCTCTCCGTCCCC GACTGGTGCTCCAAGGTATCAAATGCTGCCATTAGAGACTGATCTGAACACACTCCCTATGATTCCAAACATCCCAGAGAAGGTTTTTTCAAGTGATGCAAAGAGTACTGAAG GATTACGGTATGACAGTGGTCATATCAACCAGAACTTATCAAGGAAATGCGAAGCACTAGCTGTGTCAGGTTTGGCGGAATATGGTGATGAAATAGATGTGGTTGCCCCAGCCGATATCATGAAGCAGATTTTCAAAATTCCATACTCAAAGGCACAAGTATCTATTGCTGTAAACCGTATAGGAGATACACTCATTCTAAACACAGG GCCTGATGTTGATGAAGGTGAAAAGATATTCAGAAGACAAGGTAACCCGCCTAAAGGATCTGATCCATCAATATTTCTGAATTTCGCAATGCACTCTGTGCGAGCAGAAGCTTGTGATTGTCCCCCAAGTCATCAATCTTCACAGGAGAAGCAAACAGCATCTGCAGTCTTGCGTGGATCCTTTGACTGTGGCGAGGGTTCTTTTGATTCATCCCCATCATCTAGTTTTAGCACATCACCTTATCTGAATCAGAATGACAGTAAAGGTAGAAAAGCTCCACATAGTACTCATGAAAGCCTGTACTTGGGAGCAATGGAAAACAATCGAAAAGTCAAAGGATCTGATCCTATAAAAAAAACCACTCGGGTTGGTGAAAAAGCCAGCTGTGAGGTGCAAGAATCTGAGAAGAGCAAGAGAGTGGGAAATAATGGATTTCGGAAAGTTTGCTTTTGGCAATTCCACAATTTCCATATGCTTTTGGGTAGTGACTTGCTTATATTTAGCAATGAGAAATATACTGCAGTCAGTTTGCACCTATGGGATGTTTCTAGACAG GTTACTCCATTGAACTGGCTTGAAGCTTGGCTTGACAATGTAATGGCAAGTGTTCCAGAATTGGCCATATGTTACCATAAGAATGGTGTTGTTCAAGGTTATGAGCTTTTAAAGAATGATGATATATTTCTCCTTAAGGGTGTCTCAGATGATGGCACACCTGCGTTTCATCCACAGGTTGTCCAGCAAAATGGCCTTGCTGTCCTGAGGTTCATTCAGGATAACTGTAAGCAAGACCCTGGTGCATATTGG CTGTACAAAGGCGCTGAAGAAGATGTCATACAGTTATATGATCTGTCTATCTTACCTGAAAAACATACAGCTGGTGATCATAGATCTCCATGCGGTCCTATGTCATCTTTTATAGACAAGGGAAGAAAGGAGTCATTGTTCTCTCTGGGTACACTCCTTTATCGGGTTGCTCACAGGATGTCCTTGTCAAAG GTGCCTAGTAATAGAGCAAAATGTGCAAAATTCTTCAGAAAATGTTTGGATTTTCTCAGTGAGCAGGATCACCTG GTTGTCCGGGCATGTGCTCATGAACAATTTGCAAGACTCATCCTCAAATGCTATGAGGAGCTGGAACTGACATCTGAATCATTTATGATAGAGTCTGAAGTCACCCTTACTGATTTGGATGATGATTCTCCAGAACTGAGACTTGAGAATTTACCAGGAAAACAAAATGTGCTGCCAGAGCTTGGCAAGAATGAGCCAGCAGTGTTAGATGATGTGTTGGAATGCACACCATCAATCTCTTCTGGTATGACAAATAGTTTAGAAGAACCAAGCAAAGTTGATGGTGGTTCTTCATCTTCAGTTACAAAAGATGATGTTTCTCGGGACAGCTTGGTGATGTGTCAGTCTGGTATATCAAAAACAATTGCCGATGCAATCTCCTCTAAGTTGGCTGCTATACACCACATATCTCAAGCTATCAAATCCCTTAGATGGAATCGACAGCTGCAGAATAATACTCAGCATGGTTGCGGGGACAATGCAGATACCATTTGGGAGAGGTCAGTCGACTTCTCTTTATGCCGATGTGGTGATGTTGATTGTATTGAGGTCTGTGACATCAGGGAGTGGCTTCCAAAATCAAAAATGGATCATAAGTTGTGGAAACTTGTTCTTTTGCTAGGGGAATCCTATTTGGCCCTTGGAGAGGCATACAAGAATGGTGGGCAGCTTCAGCGCACCCTTAAAGTTGTTGAATTAGCTTGTTTGGTATATGGGTCTATGCCTGGACATATTGATGGCGACGAGTTCATCTCATCCATGTCCAATGGTTCGTCGAGTCGAGAAGATGTTGGTCTAAAAACTAAACTTGTACTGGATGAGGCAGACTATTGCAATAACAAAAGATGCTTCAGTTATGATGTTTCTTCCCACCAACTGCCACCAAATTATTTGTTCTGGGCAGAGGCATGGATGCTTGTTGGTGATGTCTATGCAGAATATCACAGATTGAATGGTCATCAAGCAAAGTTGGTACCAGTACAGAAGTCTCATGGCGAAGTTAGAATGTCAAATGAAGTTGCATTGGAGGTCAAACGCCTTAAGCGAAAACTGGGAAAGGATAAGCAGAATTGTGACACATGCTCGTTGATAAACTGTAGCTGCCAAAGTGACAGGGCAAGTAGTGGCAGCAGTGCAAGCAGCAGTAGTTCTGAGGCCTCTAAACTTTATGGccgaaagaaaaataaaaaatcacttgGCAAGAACCTTCAATCACAATATAGAGAAACCAGCAAGAACCCCAATGCACAAGAAGCTACACAAGTTTCTGAGAAAAAGCAGCATGATGTGAATGATACTTGTATTGAGAACAACCCAGTATTTAATGATGATATTGGTCATTACAGTCAGGACAGGGAAAAACAGTCAAGAAATGTTGATGGGGTTCCTGATAAATCTCAAGCAAGTGTTCCTACTGTGAGGGATGGTGGTATCTTCAAGTTCCTTGGTGGTCCAAAACCAGGAGATTTTGAGTACAACTTGTCTTCTGCTATTCACTGCTATGGTTCATCCAAGGGAGCACTGTTCACATTTCCTGTGCATTCAGTAGAAACTTCCACGGTTCTTAAGAAAAGAGGCTGGGCATTTAATGAACTGGGCCGCTGTAGACTTGAGAGTAGAAATCTGGGTAGCGCTGAGATTGCTTTTGCAGATGCTATTAAAGCATTTCAAGAGGTCTTTGACAACACAAATGTTATACTGATCAACTGTAACTTAGGTCATGGTAGGAGAGCTTTAGCAGAGGAATGTGTATCCAGGATTGATGAATTTCAGAAGCATGATCTTCCTGAAGGCACATATATGCAATCCTTCAAATCAGCGAAGTCAGAATATTTTCAAGCAATAAACTACTATTCCGCAGCTAAGAGGCAACTGAAGTATGTCAATACTGAGGTCGATAAAGTACTATACCATGAGGTTTACACACAGTATGCTCATACCTACCTGAGGCTTGGAATGCTTTTGGCAAGGGAAAGCTTCTTAACTGACAGTTATGAAGGTGGACTTGTCGATGAGTCATCTAACAGAACAGTTCTAGAGATTTCAGCTAGTGATGCTTTTCGGGAGGCTTTGTCTACATATGAATCCCTTGGTGAACATCGCAAACAGGAAGCTGCTTTTGGTCATTTTCAGCTCGCTTGTTATCAGAGGGATCTGTGCTTAAGGTTTCTGGATTTAGTCGACAAGGAGGTTAAACAGAAAAATGAGGATAAATATCGTCAGAAAAGTAAGTGGTATGGTTCACTAGCTGAGAAGAACTGGCAGAAGGCTTTAGAATTTTATGGGCCGAAGACACATCCTACTATGTTTCTTAACATCCTTATGGCACAGTCTGCCCTTTCTATTAATATTTCTAATTCCTTCCACTCAACCGtg ATGCTTGACACTGCTCTGACTCACTTGTTGGAAGGCCGGCATGTGGTGGAAGCAAATGAAGACTACTCCAACGATATGGACCTGGACATAAAACCAAAGTTCTGGAGCCAGCTGCAGAGCCTGCTGAAGAGGATGCTGGCGGGATCCCTGCCTAGCACAGGCAGAGTAGCTTCTTCTGTCAGCCAGGCCAGCACTAGCAACAGAACAGAAGCTGCGGAGCTGAAAGAGATGTATCGTTTGTCGCTCAAATCTTCTACTCTGGGCCAGCTGCATGCGCTGTACAAGCTTTGG CCAAATTTTGAAGCTAAATACCTGCAGTGTACATTTAAGTGA
- the LOC136456918 gene encoding uncharacterized protein, translating into MLLLFETPSGFALFTFSEVYFHLPNTLKDIWTKFADPHRASCVATPMEFESFEDKSSAINADTGINKRLADMINKWRLPGMKLAVGKPEYKAIIESKLGIPCTHNAIVMEVMWGIQHLMHKLVRKEKAQVAKDDRFPMSQGLKMFLSHLWILCRTRDAQ; encoded by the exons ATGTTGCTGCTGTTTGAGACGCCCTCTGGTTTTGCACTTTTCACTTTTTCTGAGGTTTACTTTCACCTACCTAATACTTTGAAGG ACATCTGGACAAAGTTTGCTGATCCTCACCGAGCATCTTGT GTCGCTACGCCAATGGAATTTGAATCTTTTGAGGACAAATCCAGCGCCATAAATGCTGATACTGGTATTAACAAACGGCTTGCTGATATGATCAACAAGTGGCGCCTCCCAGGGATGAAATTGGCTGTTGGAAAGCCTGAATATAAAGCAATCATTGAATCAAAGTTG GGAATACCCTGCACGCACAATGCAATTGTGATGGAGGTAATGTGGGGCATACAGCATCTAATGCACAAGTTAGTGCGTAAAGAAAAAGCACAGGTGGCTAAAGATGACCGCTTCCCAATGAGCCAAGGACTAAAAATGTTCCTGAGTCATTTATGGATTTTATGTCGAACCAGAGATG CTCAATGA